The following is a genomic window from Candidatus Methylomirabilota bacterium.
GCAGCCTGCGCAAGGCCATCGCCGATGAATCCGACGCCATCGCCAAGGTGCGACGGCTCGTGGCGCTGCACTTTCGCATGCTCGAGGACAACCCCGAGCTGGCGGAAGTGGTGCAGGTCGAGCTCCGCCAGGGCCAGAAGTTCTTCCGCGGCGCCTCCAGTCAGGAGATCGGCGCCTACTTCGGCCTGATTGGCTCCGTGCTCGAGGAGGGCGTGGCCCAGGGCCGGTTCCGCCAGGATCTGCCCGTCAAGATCGCCACCAAGATGCTCTTCGGCGCCATGGACCAGATGGCGACCTCCTGGGTGCTCGGCAAGCGCAGCTACCAGCTCACCGACACCGCTCCCGCGGTCGCCGAGATCTTTCTCCAGGGTGTGGCCGTGTCGCCCGAAGGGTGAATCAGAGAGGAGATCGTTGATGCCGTACGAAACCATGAAGCTCGAGCGCGAAGAATCCTTCGCGGTCGTGACTCTGAACCGCCCGCCCGCCAACGCGATCAGCGAAGCGTTGATGAAGGAGCTGAACGCCGTGCTGTCCGAGATCGAGTCGGACGGCGCCGTCCAGTGCCTCATCATCACGGGCGCCGGGGACAAGATCTTCTGCGCGGGCGCGGATCTCGGCTCGGCCTTCTCCGGGCCCGACGTGACCTCCTTCATCCGCTTCGGCAACTCCGTGCTCCGCCGCATCGAGCGCTTTCCCAAGCCCGTCATCGCGGCCATCAATGGCCATGCTCTGGGCGGCGGGTGCGAGATTTCCATGGCCTGCCACATCCGCATCCTCAAGCAGTCGGCACGGATGGGCCAGACCGAGTCCAACCTGGGGATCATTCCAGGCTATGGCGGCACCCAGCGCTTTCCGCGACTGGTGGGACGGGGACGAGCCCTCGAGCACCTGATCCTCGGCACCCAGATCTCTGCGGAAGAGTGCTACCGCATCGGACTCGTGAATCGCCTGGCCAAGGACGGCGAGACGCTCACTGACGCCAAGGCGCTGGCGCGCGAGCTCGTCAAGCGCCCGCCCATCGCCACGCGGCTCATCATCGAGGCGATCGACGACGGCATCCAGGCGCCCATCGATCAAGCCCTGGAGATCGAGCTGCGCGCCTTCGAGAAGGTCTTGAAGACCGAGGACGCGGGCGAGGGTATTCAGGCCTTTTTCCAGAAGCGGCCCGCCCAGTTCAAGGGCAAGTAGGCCATGGATCTCGGAATCAAGGACCGCGTCGCCCTCGTCACGGGCGGCGCCCGGAGTTTGGGGAAGGCCGACTGCCTCGCGCTGGCCGCCGAGGGCTGTCGGGTCATCGTCCTCGACCTCAATGCCCAGGGCGCCGCGGAGACGGCCAAGGAGATCGGCGACCAGGGGGGCACGGCGCGCGGGTACGAAGCCGACATCACCAATCGCCCGCAGCTGGCCGAGGTCATCGCCAAGGCCCAGTCCGAGGTCGGCCCCGTGGACATCTGCGTGAACAATGCGGGCTTCATCTACACCATGGGCCAGCTCAAGGACATGCAGGACGCCGACTGGGACATGAACCTCCAGATCAATCTCACCGGCACCTACAATGTGACCAAGGCCGTGTTTCCGGGCATGCGGGAGCGCAAGTGGGGACGCATCATCTGCATGGCCTCCATCGCGGGCCTCATGGGCGGCTTCGGGCAAGCCGCCTACTCCACGGGCAAGATGGGTCTGGTGGGCTTCGCCAAGTCCGTGGCTCTGGAGGGCGCGCGCTACAATGTCACGTCCAATGTCATCGCGCCCGGGATCATCGGACCCAACGCCAACCTTTCGCCGCTCTATGATCGAATGGTGAAGCGAGTGGCCATGCAGGTCGAAGGCCGGCCCGAGGACGTCGCCCATGCCATCGCGTTCCTCTGCTCGGAGCGCGCCCGCTACATCACGGGAGCCGTGCTCACCGTGACGGGCGGGATGGATCTGTTCACCTTCTAGATCGGATTCTCAAGGAGACCTATATGCCGACTGTCAAAGAGACCTTCGACCTGATGCCGACCAAGTTCAAGCCCGCCAGTGCCACGGGGGTCAACAAGACCATCCAGTACGAGATCGGCGGCGACGGCGGCGGCACCTGGCATGCCGTGATCAAGGACGGCACCTGCACGGTGAACACCGGCCCCGCGGCCGCGGCCGACCTGACCATCACCATGGCCGCGCAGGACTGGCTGGACATGATCAGCGGCAAGCTCAACGGCCAGACGGCCTTCATGTCGGGCAAGCTCAAGCTCAAGGGCGACATGGGCTTCGCCATGAAGATGGGGAGCCTCTTCCAGGTCTAGATAGCTCGGAGGGGGGCTCCGCCCCCCTTCCGAAGCCTCCCCCCGACGCAGGGCGAGCCGCAGGACGTCGTGGGGCTGGGGCCCCGCCGTCCGAGGCGAGCAATCTGAGAACTGCGCCGGCGAGGCCGGTGCTCGAAGCGGAACGTTCTTTGCCCAGGAGGACATGCAATCCGTGTTGACCCGCATCGATCACGTCATGATCTGCGTCGCCAATCTGGAGCAGGGCCTCGAGGCCTACACACGCCTCGGGTTCAACATCTATCCGGGCGGCGTCCATACCGGCCGGGGGACGCACAACGCCATCGCCTATCACGAGGAAGACTATCTCGAGCTGATGAGCGTGCGCGATCGTCAGGAATACCTGTCATCCTCGGGTCCCGGCGGCGGTCTGCTCGAGTTTCTCTCCCATGGCGACGGGCTCCGCTTCGTCATCGTGCAGAGCGACGATCTGGGCGCCGATGTGGCGGCCATGCGACGGCGCGGCGTCGAGGTCGGCGAGCCCAGCGAGGGTGGTCGCCGGACTCCGGCCGGACACGAGCTGAGGTGGAAGATGGCGGTGCTCGGCCCGGATCACCCGCTCCCCATTCTCTTCATTCAGCATCTGACGCCGCTCGCGGAGCGACGGGCGCAGTTGCCCCGGGCCGGGAACCATCCCAACGGCGTTCTCCGGACGGAGCGGGTCTACATCGCCGTCCCCGACGTCGCGGCCGCCGCCAAGGCCTACAGCCAGGTGCTCGGCATGTCCGTGCCGCCCATCCAGCGTGGCGCCGTCATCAAGGCCGACATGGCCGTGTTCGATCTCGGCCCCACCGGTCTCACGGTGGCGCAGCCCGCCGAGCCTGGACCCGCCGCCGATGCGCTCAGCCGGCGCGGCCCGGGGCCATTTCAGGTCTTGTATCGGACGAGCAGCATGGAGGCCGCCGCGCGCTGGATGGCGGACCACGGCGTGCCGCCTCCCACGCGCGGCGTCCGGAATACCGGCGAGCAGGCCATGCTGGTTCCCCCCGAGCACGCGTGTGGAACGTATATCGGCTTCGCGGGGCCTGCGTAGTCGCGGTGACCTCAGAGCTCACCCGGGTCGACGGCTGTGATCTCTGCCGCGCCGTCCGCATGACCCACTGGTATCACGAGGACGAGGTGTGCTGGATCGCCGAGTGCGATGTGTGCGACGTGCCCATGGTGGTCTGGCGCTGGCACGGCCAGACGCCGCCCTCCGAGCATCTCGAGCACATGCGCGCGCGGCTCCACGATGTGGCCACGACCGAGATGGGCGAGTACTACGTGGACGACCACATGCGCAACATCCCGGACCACTGGCACGCTCATGCGCGGCCGAAGGGTGGATTCTTCGGCGCCCGGCGCAAGTCCCTCTGACCGCGTCCTACTTCGGCACGAGATCCTTGAAGCGCGGCATGACCTCGCGGGCCAAGAGCTCCATCGAGTGGCGCCACGCCTTCGGATTCTCCGAGTAGTCGAAGCAAAAGAGCAGAAGCGTGCCGAAGCCCCCGACCTCCTCGTAGATCGCGTGGAGCCGCTCGGTCACCGTGGCGGGCGAGCCCACCATCCAGTTGTGGCGAGCGCAGTACTCGGGCGTCACGTCGGAGTCGGGCACGTCCGGCTTGTGCTTCAGGAACTCGGTGAAGCCGAACGAGGCGAGGAGGGGCAGGAAGTACTCCTGCATCATGCGGCCCATCATGCCGCCCGCGGAGAGCCGCATGGCCTCGGCGTCGGTGTCGGCGATGAAGACCTCGCGCACCAGCCGCCAATCCGAACGCTTCGGCGTCCGCCCGGTACGTGCGGCCCCCTGCTCGACGGAATCCCAGTGGCTCGCCACGTAGGCAGGATTGAGATTGAGGCTCATGGGCCAGAAGCCGCGCTCGCCCGCGAGCTTGAGAGTGTCGGACCCCTTGCTCACCCCCGCCACCCCAATGGGGGGGTGCGGT
Proteins encoded in this region:
- a CDS encoding enoyl-CoA hydratase-related protein, producing the protein MPYETMKLEREESFAVVTLNRPPANAISEALMKELNAVLSEIESDGAVQCLIITGAGDKIFCAGADLGSAFSGPDVTSFIRFGNSVLRRIERFPKPVIAAINGHALGGGCEISMACHIRILKQSARMGQTESNLGIIPGYGGTQRFPRLVGRGRALEHLILGTQISAEECYRIGLVNRLAKDGETLTDAKALARELVKRPPIATRLIIEAIDDGIQAPIDQALEIELRAFEKVLKTEDAGEGIQAFFQKRPAQFKGK
- a CDS encoding TetR/AcrR family transcriptional regulator, whose amino-acid sequence is MRDPDKPQQIIEAAVRVFARRGYYNSRVSDIAREAGIAAGTIYLYFKTKDDILVTLFRDKMAEFVGSLRKAIADESDAIAKVRRLVALHFRMLEDNPELAEVVQVELRQGQKFFRGASSQEIGAYFGLIGSVLEEGVAQGRFRQDLPVKIATKMLFGAMDQMATSWVLGKRSYQLTDTAPAVAEIFLQGVAVSPEG
- a CDS encoding LLM class flavin-dependent oxidoreductase; this encodes MDYGLFTMPSHPPERGLYDGHQWDLQQLRWADELGFSEAWIGEHHTAPWEPHPAPDLIVAQALLQTTRMRIGPGGFLMPYHHPGELANRVAMLDHLAQGRLNFGVAASGLPSDWAMFNVDGNSGQHREMTREALDIVLRLWSDEPEFDFKGKYWHVTKTGTMLDTLRPHIMPFQKPHPPIGVAGVSKGSDTLKLAGERGFWPMSLNLNPAYVASHWDSVEQGAARTGRTPKRSDWRLVREVFIADTDAEAMRLSAGGMMGRMMQEYFLPLLASFGFTEFLKHKPDVPDSDVTPEYCARHNWMVGSPATVTERLHAIYEEVGGFGTLLLFCFDYSENPKAWRHSMELLAREVMPRFKDLVPK
- a CDS encoding SCP2 sterol-binding domain-containing protein, with protein sequence MPTVKETFDLMPTKFKPASATGVNKTIQYEIGGDGGGTWHAVIKDGTCTVNTGPAAAADLTITMAAQDWLDMISGKLNGQTAFMSGKLKLKGDMGFAMKMGSLFQV
- a CDS encoding SDR family NAD(P)-dependent oxidoreductase → MDLGIKDRVALVTGGARSLGKADCLALAAEGCRVIVLDLNAQGAAETAKEIGDQGGTARGYEADITNRPQLAEVIAKAQSEVGPVDICVNNAGFIYTMGQLKDMQDADWDMNLQINLTGTYNVTKAVFPGMRERKWGRIICMASIAGLMGGFGQAAYSTGKMGLVGFAKSVALEGARYNVTSNVIAPGIIGPNANLSPLYDRMVKRVAMQVEGRPEDVAHAIAFLCSERARYITGAVLTVTGGMDLFTF
- a CDS encoding VOC family protein, whose protein sequence is MQSVLTRIDHVMICVANLEQGLEAYTRLGFNIYPGGVHTGRGTHNAIAYHEEDYLELMSVRDRQEYLSSSGPGGGLLEFLSHGDGLRFVIVQSDDLGADVAAMRRRGVEVGEPSEGGRRTPAGHELRWKMAVLGPDHPLPILFIQHLTPLAERRAQLPRAGNHPNGVLRTERVYIAVPDVAAAAKAYSQVLGMSVPPIQRGAVIKADMAVFDLGPTGLTVAQPAEPGPAADALSRRGPGPFQVLYRTSSMEAAARWMADHGVPPPTRGVRNTGEQAMLVPPEHACGTYIGFAGPA